Part of the Paenibacillus sp. JNUCC32 genome is shown below.
CAGGATGCCCCCGGACTTCGTTCCGGCAGCAGTGCCCTGATAATCCACCGGGATGCTGACACGCACCGGCTTGTTCATGGAGATGCGCAGGAAGTCCACATGGGATACGTTGCCGCGTCTCTTCTGAATATCCTTAATCAACACCGGCACTTTGCCAGAGCCCGGAATATCTAGCTGAAACACCTCGGAACGCCCGGTGTGGAACAGCTTCGCCGTATCCTTGAAATCAACAGCTACGGGGATGCTTTCCTCGCCCGCACCGTATACAACACCGGGAAGTCCGCCGCTTTCGCGAAGCTCTCGGCGAGAAGCCCGGGTAAATTCATCACGCACATTGGCTTTCAGTTGAACTGTGTTTCCTTTTGACATGAGTGACATCCTCCTTTATCGAAAACAAAGTCTATCTCATTATTACCCTATTTACCTGCTAACTAATCATGGAATTTCGATGTTTTAAATGACAATGCAGCGGGTAATAAAGAGTACCCCTTTTGAAAATATGTAAATAGGAGCCCTTTTCACCATGGAAAGGGCTCCTTGTTATTTCATCCTATTCTAACTGGCGATATCCCGCTGCTTTTTAGTGTCGCTGTCTTCGCTTTGACCGCTTCGCAGCGTTATCCGAACCTCTGCTTCATCCGGCGGAATATCGATAAACCAATCGTTCTCGCCT
Proteins encoded:
- a CDS encoding 50S ribosomal protein L25, which encodes MSKGNTVQLKANVRDEFTRASRRELRESGGLPGVVYGAGEESIPVAVDFKDTAKLFHTGRSEVFQLDIPGSGKVPVLIKDIQKRRGNVSHVDFLRISMNKPVRVSIPVDYQGTAAGTKSGGILQTQVTEIEVEGLPGDLPTTLEADVSALEIGDKLTVADLKVPEGITLHASEEEILATVIVPRAVEAAETESEADAEEANAEEATTEES